A window of the Haloquadratum walsbyi C23 genome harbors these coding sequences:
- the trxA gene encoding thioredoxin: protein MSAPAATDEPVHVESQSDLESFVSDHDIVLVDYYADWCGPCKMLEPTVEEIATETNALVAKVDIDELQSLAQEKGIRSVPTLQFYADGTMAEQVIGVQDKSDLMSVIDGLTD from the coding sequence ATGAGTGCTCCTGCAGCAACTGACGAACCGGTCCACGTTGAGAGTCAATCAGATCTTGAGTCGTTCGTTAGCGATCACGATATTGTTCTTGTTGACTATTATGCTGATTGGTGTGGTCCATGTAAGATGCTTGAACCCACTGTCGAGGAGATTGCAACAGAGACGAATGCTCTTGTCGCCAAGGTTGATATCGATGAACTTCAATCACTAGCACAGGAAAAAGGAATCCGGTCAGTTCCAACATTACAGTTCTATGCCGACGGCACGATGGCAGAACAGGTCATTGGCGTCCAAGATAAGAGTGATCTTATGTCGGTTATTGACGGTCTCACAGATTAA
- a CDS encoding zinc ribbon domain-containing protein, whose translation MDTIVHEDLRSLSPPGDEGTLSWELSSWARREIIENIEYRADCAGVAVEQVYSRGTSQSCPRCGSHSHTCKSPTTRKNSGWAGTSGVTTPDVGSKATGITSGR comes from the coding sequence GTGGACACGATTGTCCACGAGGATCTGCGGTCGCTCTCCCCACCGGGTGACGAAGGCACGTTGTCGTGGGAGCTGTCATCGTGGGCTCGGCGTGAAATTATCGAGAACATCGAATACCGAGCAGACTGCGCTGGAGTAGCTGTTGAACAAGTCTATTCACGGGGGACGAGCCAGTCGTGTCCCCGGTGTGGCTCACATAGTCACACCTGCAAATCGCCGACCACCAGAAAGAACAGTGGTTGGGCGGGCACTTCCGGTGTGACAACACCCGATGTGGGTTCGAAGGCGACCGGGATTACATCGGGGCGCTGA
- a CDS encoding ribosome assembly factor SBDS, with amino-acid sequence MISLDEAVTARLESHGERFEVLIDPDAALEMKRDEFDDDIEDVIAAEDVFENAARGDRPAEEDLKAVFETTEPLSIIPTVVKDGEIQITAEQRREMQEQKRKQLINQIARNAVNPQMDNAPHPPERIERALEEAGFRVDPMEPVESQIDDALDDLRPVIPIRFDEVTVAVQVPASDAGKTQAQVREYGDLEREEWQPDGSWVGVVTFPAGMQNDFYDLMNELTSGEAETRILKNKDEISTR; translated from the coding sequence ATGATTTCGCTTGATGAAGCCGTTACAGCTCGACTTGAGTCACACGGTGAACGTTTTGAGGTACTTATCGACCCGGATGCAGCACTTGAGATGAAACGTGATGAGTTCGACGATGACATTGAAGATGTCATTGCTGCTGAAGATGTCTTTGAAAATGCTGCGAGAGGTGACCGACCCGCAGAAGAGGATCTTAAAGCGGTATTTGAGACAACAGAACCACTTTCGATCATTCCAACTGTTGTCAAAGACGGTGAAATCCAAATTACCGCTGAACAACGTCGAGAAATGCAAGAACAAAAGCGGAAACAGCTAATTAACCAAATCGCCCGAAATGCAGTAAATCCACAGATGGATAATGCACCACATCCTCCAGAGCGAATCGAGCGGGCGCTTGAGGAGGCTGGATTTCGTGTTGACCCAATGGAGCCGGTTGAATCACAAATCGATGATGCACTCGATGACCTTCGACCTGTAATACCAATCCGCTTCGATGAGGTGACTGTTGCCGTCCAAGTCCCGGCTTCTGATGCAGGAAAGACACAGGCGCAAGTGCGTGAATACGGCGATCTTGAGCGTGAAGAGTGGCAACCCGATGGATCCTGGGTCGGTGTTGTCACCTTTCCTGCGGGAATGCAAAATGATTTTTATGATCTTATGAATGAGTTGACCTCCGGTGAAGCCGAAACACGAATACTCAAAAATAAGGATGAGATTAGCACCCGATGA
- a CDS encoding DUF7544 domain-containing protein: protein MPSNTDSVTAIQDITDAIRATTAFLSPPDIQQYVKLGFLIVFLGGVGGIGPVQLLTGIGNVDTDNPVMDGPGSNTASFSDMLTTLDNSELSLIIGVVVVILLCFIGLLAVGSVFEFMFVEVLRQERIKIRAYWRQWWRQGLRLLGFRLVVGALTVIPIAVIALTVVTPLITSGNSPSFGVVIFALGICVTTIVLSGLLTGLTKTFVVPVMITQDETLLTAWQRFWPTVRSEWKEYSIYLIIRFVLQLIIGIATGLILTLSTIIFAIPAIVILAAGILLGEATGIIGIILIIGAIFVFAFGILSTAILAAVPIQIFLRYYALFVLGDTNSRFDLITDRRMSVRKS from the coding sequence ATGCCCTCCAATACCGACTCAGTAACCGCAATTCAGGATATTACTGATGCGATTCGCGCAACAACTGCGTTTCTATCGCCACCAGATATACAACAGTATGTAAAACTTGGATTTTTAATCGTCTTTCTTGGTGGTGTCGGCGGTATCGGTCCAGTTCAACTTCTCACTGGAATTGGAAATGTTGATACTGATAATCCTGTGATGGATGGACCAGGATCCAATACTGCTAGTTTTAGCGATATGCTAACGACGCTTGATAACTCTGAGTTATCTCTTATTATTGGCGTTGTAGTGGTTATTCTACTGTGTTTTATTGGCTTATTAGCTGTTGGATCAGTCTTCGAGTTTATGTTCGTTGAGGTCCTCCGACAAGAACGGATCAAAATCCGGGCATATTGGAGACAATGGTGGAGACAGGGACTTCGTCTACTTGGGTTCCGATTAGTCGTAGGGGCACTCACTGTTATCCCAATTGCTGTCATCGCACTCACCGTCGTGACACCGCTCATCACGAGCGGAAATTCACCTTCATTCGGTGTTGTTATTTTTGCCTTAGGCATATGTGTGACAACTATTGTTCTTAGTGGTCTGCTGACCGGACTTACAAAAACGTTTGTCGTTCCTGTGATGATTACTCAAGACGAGACACTTCTCACAGCATGGCAGCGCTTCTGGCCGACAGTACGCAGTGAGTGGAAAGAATACAGCATATATCTGATTATTCGGTTCGTTCTACAGCTTATTATCGGCATTGCAACAGGTCTGATACTAACTCTTTCCACAATTATATTCGCGATTCCAGCAATCGTAATTCTTGCTGCTGGTATACTTCTTGGTGAGGCAACTGGCATAATCGGTATTATACTCATCATTGGTGCGATATTCGTATTTGCTTTTGGAATCCTTTCAACTGCGATCCTCGCTGCAGTACCAATTCAAATATTCTTACGATATTATGCATTATTTGTTCTTGGAGACACCAACAGTCGATTTGATCTTATCACTGATCGACGCATGTCAGTTCGAAAATCATGA
- a CDS encoding MFS transporter: MESNIDSRILALAIARMVDALANSFLVVVLPLYIGSQLVSLPAFVGTTVQLGSIPFTLTPELLIGVVLSLFGFLNSLGQPFTGSLSDQTGKRKLFLLIGLSLVAIGSAGYIFFTDYLSVVLMRALQGIGAAFTIPVTVALVNELSAADNRGGNFGLFNTFRLLGFGMGPLVAGGVVAAGPYSLLGLGIPLEISGFDAAFIVAVGGALVSFVLIAILITDPEQADGQAAEDISIRVRSVDGTGLDPVFALGVATIVMALGLAIYAPLANSINARLDQGTFLFSLQFGATVFANVLFQLPIGRLSDIYGRRLFLIWGFVLLLPSTLVQGFLTSSLLMIVARFIQGIAVAAVFAPSLALAGDLAGEGESGSTLSLLTMGFGLGIAFGTLFSGILVGFGFATPFVVATVLSAGGLILVYTQVGEPTNIEQPTPTPGD; this comes from the coding sequence ATTGAGTCTAATATTGACTCGCGAATTCTTGCTCTTGCAATAGCGCGGATGGTCGATGCGCTCGCAAATTCGTTTTTAGTCGTTGTTCTTCCATTGTATATTGGGAGTCAACTCGTTTCGCTTCCAGCTTTTGTGGGTACAACTGTACAACTTGGGTCGATTCCATTTACGCTGACACCTGAGTTACTCATTGGGGTCGTTCTTTCATTATTCGGATTTCTAAATAGCCTTGGACAGCCATTTACTGGGTCACTATCAGACCAGACGGGAAAGCGAAAACTGTTTTTACTTATTGGGCTTTCGCTTGTCGCTATTGGAAGTGCAGGATACATCTTCTTTACTGACTATCTCTCGGTCGTTCTTATGCGTGCACTTCAAGGAATTGGAGCAGCGTTTACTATTCCTGTCACTGTTGCACTAGTGAATGAGCTTTCTGCAGCAGATAACCGTGGAGGAAATTTTGGACTATTCAACACTTTTCGACTCTTAGGATTTGGCATGGGACCTCTCGTTGCTGGGGGTGTCGTTGCTGCTGGACCGTATTCGCTGTTGGGTCTGGGAATTCCACTTGAGATATCTGGATTTGATGCTGCGTTTATTGTTGCTGTCGGAGGAGCATTGGTTAGTTTTGTGCTTATTGCAATACTTATCACTGATCCAGAACAAGCAGACGGGCAGGCAGCTGAAGATATCAGTATCCGTGTTCGTAGCGTCGACGGGACTGGGCTTGACCCTGTGTTTGCGCTTGGTGTTGCAACAATCGTCATGGCACTTGGACTGGCAATTTATGCACCACTAGCCAATAGCATCAATGCACGTCTTGATCAAGGAACGTTCCTCTTCTCACTGCAGTTTGGTGCGACTGTCTTCGCGAATGTGCTATTTCAACTCCCAATCGGACGGTTAAGTGATATATATGGACGACGTCTATTCCTTATTTGGGGGTTTGTACTCCTCCTTCCTTCGACGCTTGTACAAGGATTTCTCACCTCTTCGCTACTGATGATTGTTGCACGATTTATCCAGGGAATTGCTGTCGCAGCAGTATTTGCTCCATCACTCGCACTCGCTGGTGACCTTGCTGGCGAGGGTGAATCTGGGTCAACGCTCTCATTACTTACAATGGGATTCGGACTTGGGATTGCTTTTGGAACATTATTCTCAGGAATCCTCGTTGGATTTGGGTTTGCAACGCCATTTGTTGTTGCAACAGTGCTGAGTGCTGGCGGACTGATACTTGTCTACACACAAGTTGGTGAACCAACGAATATTGAACAACCAACCCCAACGCCAGGAGATTGA
- a CDS encoding GNAT family N-acetyltransferase gives MVSLWRLTRNQYGRKLYELLAQAGITATAMRQYAVDLPNKTATEVGKPIRADNSSHASVHTWTSESNSQFSIVSRPDAPASLNAPLAEKLPAETVLTVCEKGVARGYLFISVNTTVPIDVLECKLSFNGAYIRRVYVDQAHRNRGVATALITAANRYASARDATQAVALVAIDNRPSQALFETCGFTVRSTRVYARIGPLSIRHQLPNTQ, from the coding sequence GTGGTCTCACTTTGGCGTCTTACCCGGAACCAATACGGACGGAAATTATACGAATTACTCGCACAAGCTGGTATTACCGCGACAGCTATGCGCCAGTACGCGGTTGACCTTCCAAATAAAACAGCCACAGAAGTCGGTAAGCCGATACGAGCAGACAACTCATCACACGCTTCTGTGCATACGTGGACATCTGAATCAAACTCTCAATTCAGTATCGTTAGCCGTCCTGATGCGCCTGCATCTCTTAATGCACCACTAGCAGAGAAGCTTCCAGCTGAAACTGTTCTTACAGTTTGTGAGAAAGGCGTTGCCCGGGGATATTTATTTATTTCAGTTAATACAACTGTCCCGATTGATGTTCTTGAGTGCAAACTCTCGTTTAATGGTGCATATATTCGTCGCGTGTACGTCGATCAAGCACATCGTAATCGTGGAGTCGCAACTGCACTTATTACCGCCGCCAATCGATATGCTTCCGCACGTGATGCAACACAAGCAGTGGCACTCGTAGCAATCGATAACCGACCCTCACAAGCGTTATTTGAAACGTGTGGGTTTACCGTTCGCTCTACCCGAGTATACGCCCGTATTGGACCTCTCTCAATTCGTCATCAATTGCCAAACACGCAATAG
- a CDS encoding CDP-alcohol phosphatidyltransferase family protein — MSSEIRETIEGIYQRLDPAIYRVPDTNDRIDIRDRLTGADYISLGALLFGWASALLLVRGEPNWGVIVMFAAFGFDKLDGWYARQTNNTSPFGRQIDSFIDVFAYLVPAALLYHLTLSPHLLASLVVGFCILSFGGLRLVRHNNDGFGSDGNVSYYHGTTVVHTNVIVLLSYLLHSVLEIWNGWVAGIVIIAICPLMISNYKAKKTTAGHVFIGILITIVTLLALAIETGYL, encoded by the coding sequence ATGTCGAGTGAAATTCGAGAGACAATTGAAGGAATATATCAACGGCTTGACCCAGCAATATATCGTGTACCTGATACGAATGACCGAATCGATATTCGTGATCGTCTTACTGGTGCAGATTATATCAGCCTTGGCGCATTATTATTTGGCTGGGCAAGTGCTCTGTTACTCGTCCGTGGCGAACCAAACTGGGGTGTCATTGTCATGTTTGCCGCATTTGGGTTTGACAAACTTGATGGATGGTACGCACGGCAAACCAACAATACATCACCGTTTGGTCGACAAATAGACTCATTTATTGATGTTTTTGCATATCTTGTCCCTGCCGCGTTGCTATATCATCTCACGCTTTCTCCGCATCTTCTTGCAAGCCTTGTTGTTGGATTCTGTATCCTCTCATTTGGCGGACTTCGACTTGTGCGCCACAACAATGACGGGTTTGGCTCAGATGGTAACGTCAGTTACTATCACGGAACAACGGTCGTCCACACAAACGTGATTGTTCTATTGAGCTATCTACTTCATTCAGTTCTTGAAATTTGGAATGGATGGGTTGCCGGGATTGTGATTATTGCCATCTGCCCATTGATGATTTCAAATTATAAAGCAAAAAAAACAACTGCAGGTCATGTTTTCATCGGAATACTCATCACGATTGTTACATTGCTCGCACTTGCAATTGAGACTGGGTATCTGTAA
- a CDS encoding TVP38/TMEM64 family protein — MISVVTLPVKQTVVSMVADSFDLIASIEQIDNPTWIQAQLAALGPTAPVGFVLLQALQVIIAPIPGQILAGVAGAFFGVLPGTVYSLIGVVAGSTIVFIFTRRIGRRAVQRLFDPDQFSRWDESLTHNEGGILLLFAAFLLPTFPDDLLCFAAGLSDIRLRTFILLVLTGRAPTFALAAYAGSNAINGQSILVITIVSIAILLWTLIRHYRYIFINWIQ; from the coding sequence GTGATTAGTGTGGTTACACTACCTGTAAAACAGACGGTCGTTTCTATGGTTGCGGATAGTTTCGATTTAATCGCTTCAATTGAGCAAATCGACAATCCGACGTGGATTCAAGCCCAATTGGCGGCGCTTGGTCCGACAGCACCAGTTGGATTTGTCCTACTTCAAGCGCTTCAGGTCATTATCGCACCAATCCCAGGGCAGATTCTTGCTGGTGTTGCTGGTGCATTCTTTGGTGTATTACCTGGAACAGTGTATAGCCTCATAGGAGTCGTAGCTGGGAGCACTATTGTATTTATATTCACCCGTCGTATTGGTCGTCGTGCTGTTCAACGCCTCTTCGATCCTGATCAATTTTCACGGTGGGATGAAAGCCTAACACATAATGAAGGAGGTATTTTGCTCCTATTTGCCGCATTTTTGTTACCGACATTTCCAGACGATTTATTATGTTTTGCTGCTGGACTCTCTGATATTCGGCTACGAACATTTATTTTGCTTGTTCTCACTGGACGTGCCCCGACATTCGCACTTGCTGCATATGCCGGCTCTAATGCAATAAATGGTCAGAGTATCCTCGTAATCACGATTGTCAGTATTGCAATACTCCTGTGGACTCTCATTCGTCATTATCGTTATATATTTATTAACTGGATACAGTGA